From Desmodus rotundus isolate HL8 chromosome 10, HLdesRot8A.1, whole genome shotgun sequence, one genomic window encodes:
- the LOC112322726 gene encoding protein LDOC1: protein MDALAVMMQDLLTQNHALRRENEELMDQVRRLLCEKANLLAQVRPPAGPVPFPEMFKGDSARLPEFLVQAASYMRFFEARFSNDTLKVAFLISRLSGAAEEWVIPYIERESPILAHYEGFVEALKRAFARNG, encoded by the coding sequence ATGGACGCGCTGGCGGTCATGATGCAGGACCTCCTGACCCAGAACCATGCGCTACGCAGGGAGAACGAGGAGCTCATGGACCAGGTGCGGCGACTGCTTTGCGAGAAAGCCAACCTGCTGGCCCAGGTGCGGCCGCCGGCTGGCCCCGTGCCTTTTCCTGAAATGTTCAAAGGCGACTCCGCCCGGCTTCCCGAGTTTTTGGTCCAAGCGGCCTCGTACATGAGGTTCTTCGAGGCCAGATTTTCCAACGACACCCTAAAGGTGGCATTTTTAATCAGCCGCCTCTCTGGGGCGGCAGAGGAGTGGGTCATCCCCTACATCGAGAGGGAGAGCCCCATCCTGGCTCATTACGAGGGCTTCGTAGAGGCGCTGAAGCGGGCCTTTGCCAGGAATGGGTAG